ATCTGTTGGAGCTTTTCGTGGCAGTGTTTGACTCTCCTGTTCCCAAAATCTACTTCTCGTGGAAGAAAACTCCTCAGCTCCTAAGACATGAGGTCTTAAACCATTGTCGTCTCCTTCACCATATACTAGGCCACCTTTTCCAAACCTCCACGGCTCAAGAAGGTGAGCGTTTGTTAGTATGAGACCTTGTTCGTTGAGAACAACACCGGATGCCCAGACACCATCGTTGACCGTGATCAGACAAATCGATTCCATCGCTTTCCCAACAGCCACTTGTACAGGAATACTAGCATCTGGTTTGATACGTAATATCTCATGTGATGGTTCCTCAAGCAGTAAGTGGCTGCAAGCAGCTGTGATTGCTCCCCATGGAACCACCAGCTGCTACCGAAGGCTACAGTTTTGTATGAAACATtacaataaaatttcaattaaCACAAATGAAGTGGAGTAGGCGTTGACAAACCTGGACTTCAACGCCACTGTTCTTTTGTCTTAGCGGTCGAATCAGAATGCCAATTAAGTGACCATTCTTACCAAAAACTGGAGCCCCTTCCATACCTGAAAGAGATTGAACCGAAACGGGATAACAAGTTTTAGCTACTtgagaagaaacaaataaaGCACATATATAGGAACTACTGAGAAGGGTACTACACACCAGGGAGACATCGAACATCAGCTATAATCAGTGAATTCTTTAGCGATCCAGAAGAATAGCAGTTCGAGATGGAACCAGTTGATACGCTGTTTCAATTCAGTTTAGATTCTCAGAATTAAATGCTGACATGATGATCTATAAGCGAGTAACGCTACCTGTTAAAAAAGTGTAGAGGTGAAAGGATTCCGAAAGGAGAGCCAAGTGTTACAAGTGTATCACCCTTGCTACTTGGGGAAGCGAGATTTATCTTTGGCTGACCCTGATTCACACAAAATTTGCAATAGtctaaaatatttagatatatatatatatatattatacggCACTCTTAACATAAGATGAATTATAAATCAGAAAGTAGAAAATGAAGAGGGAAATAATTACCAGTAAGCTTAAGGAGACTCCTAGAAGAGCCATTCGAGTGGCAGACTTGGCCATAAACTTAGCATCATTTGGCTCATCACGTTGCATCAAGGGCTTGCTGTAATGTTTCATCTAGAAGACGTATCGAAAACTGAATCTCAGTAAAGTAGACCGAACATTTTCATTTCTaagaagaaaatacaaaaacgCATCATCTCTTCTATTTACTCGAGAAAATACATGTCATCCGAATGTTTCCTTTTGCACAAAACTAGCTAGCCATCAAAGAATATTATTTGTTATGCATTTGACTTACATTGGTTGAAGGCTGAGAAACGGCATCACCAGATACCAAAGACCAACCAACATCCCAACCAGAATCTTTTGAACCAACAGAAGTCTCAATAAGAGACTGGAGTGCAGCAGAAGATGCAGGGACATCAACCTTGTAGAATATTAGTTATAAATTAGAAGTGGGATATACCGTTAGAAAAAAAGGAGCTACAACATTTTACAATCTCAAGAGCTATTAGATATTTGGAGGTAATCTCAATTTCAGTAGCTTCATAAACCATCACCCATAACAAGAGTGGCTTCAAATAGCAAGAAAGACTCAAAAATCAAGCCATACCAAGGAAAGAAGTTGCGCAGGAACCCAAAAAGGATCTTCCTTCTCCGAGTTTAACTGACCCTGAAAAGAATAAGCATCTGTATTCTATCACACCCTGAAATCTCCAAAAACACTCAAAACATTCAACATAAACTATACTCATACCTCCACCATGATCTCAATCCGAGCACCAGGAATCAACTTCACCGCCTCctttacaagaaaaaaattgacACCAAGATTGAATTACCACATCAGAAAAAGTCATGTATGATCGATCATGTATATCTGACCTGAGAGATACTAGCTCTATGTGCCAAAGTTAAGAAGGGCTCAACAAGAGAGGCAACAGTCAAAACCAGCGCCATGTCCTGACCATCTTCACACAAGATACTTCTTGGAAACAACACCCCAGAAGCTGAAAGTGTTGTATTCCCATAACTTCCCCCccaaaaaacacacacacataaaagTTTCAGACACATTGATAGAAACAAGAAAAAGTTTGAAGCTTTTAGAGTTTTGAGATGGTTGTTCTCACTGGTATTGATGGAAAGCATGTTTCCTCATCTTCAATCCCTTTGGGTCCTTCAACATAAAACACAGAATCATCAACAATCCCTTCGTTTCAATAAGATAAGATATGATTATACGAATTGGGGTGAGATGGGGGGGAAGGAGGAGCTTACAGGGCCTTGGAGTTTGACCAAGACGGCCAAGTTCCGGGAAAAGGTGACAACTTTGGATGGATCCATGGTCGAGAGAGAAGGTAAGATTTGATTCTTTCTGATGCGCACAGGGTAAATTAAAACGAAACTCAGGCAGAATTGGTTTTGAGGTTTGGATTTGGTAAGGAAACGACAAGAGGATAGGTTCTCTGATCAAGGAGAGGGCGGCTACCATTTAAtaatcagaaaataaatatttaccaatatttgaaatctaaaagattgaaaaaaataaagaaaaacatgtCGTTTTACTCGTATTGCAATCTTTAGACTTTTGTCAAATTATCAACAATCTATTTTGAAAATGACTTCTTAGCCATTTAATGGGTTTGGTAtcctataaatttaaattacctGTGGCAttccggcgcgtagcgccggattcgtatgttttattctttaatgaattcaaaattgttttttttgttccatttgATATTGGTTAGTGATAGTAGTATATTACTTTGTTTTAAAGTTGCTTAGATCAAAAAGAAACAACATATGTGGTTTTCATATATCGATTCaataaaaatagagtaaatatAATTGAACTTAAAACATAAAGTAAAGTCGATGTTCCAAAAAggaaaacatgtaaatatatgtgtttgttttatgattatctTGTGTGAATGAAGATAATAATTTTGCCATCCTCCTAAAGCAATAACAATCCTTGCATGTTTTGTTCATATCATGGATGTGGCAATTTGTAGGATCTTCATTGTAGACGCATTGGTTAAACACTTTGCCTTCAAATGATTTTAAATCTAGTAAGTGAATTCTTAATCATGGTCCAGCATTGTTCGAACTTGGGCTAATTATTTTCACATGATAGCTTATCCATATATTCTTTCCTTTTTCGAAACAACGAAAGGAAAGAATATTAATGGTTTACATCTTCAGATTGTACTGTTGTTATGTACTGTTGTTTAGAGTTTACATCTTCAAATTGTTGAAGATGGTTGAGTCCTTTGATAAATTTTGTGGTGgtagaaatatttatttaaccCCTAGATGtattggtaagttattttgTATAGTAGTACTCAGCTTTATGGTGGTGCCAGTTCTTGAGAAAAGAGTttatctgatgggcattgtggTTTGGTCTTTGAAGTTAAgctatattgttttaataacaTGTCATTGTGTGCATACTATGAAATATAAATTCGGCTGAGGTGCCCGCCATCACGAGTTCGAGCCCCggccacagcggatttaacatGGTTTCCGTTTGGCCTTCAGGACCTTCCTCGCCAGTTCCAGTTGGACGCGGTGGGATAGTCGGATTAAGTGAGAGGTCCGGatacctggattatcaaaaaaaaaaaaaaaaaaatatatatatatataaattggttGAGCAAGAAGATTTATCAACATATTAATGGAAGTAGACAGATAATActttttattagttatttagTAAACATGATGGCTTATTAAAGTTTCAAATTTCATAagcataacaaaataataacataaaaatatatccGACTGAAAAATTATTGGCTGATCGCTTGAGGTGGTGGAGTTCTTAACGTTATTGTAATAGAAGTATTCTTTAAGCTCTTCTATGTAGTGTGTTTTCTCTATTATCATTTTCAgcgtgtgtttttcttttctttttataaatgtGTGAATATCAATAAGAATTAAACCGGTGTTACATGTACAAAGAGTAGCATTGAGATCATTTGTTGCCAAAACAGAAAGTTAAAAAACAACGAAAGGGTGTAGATGATGGTGACTTATAGAAAGTTACCAATAATTCTCTATGAGTGCCTTAACCAATTCTGCATAAGGTTCAATGTGTACTTGTTTctaacatcatcatcataattACCTAATAAAGCTCCAAAATCTTCTTCATCTGCTGACCaaaactctctcattaaaaACTTCCGACTGTTTTGCGTGTTAATTCACATTAGATTCTTTGTCAGAGATCGTATATGTGCTAAAGTTAGCTTGACTAATACGTTCAAATCATCTTTGCTATTCTTTTGAGAagattactaattacaaaaagtTAAATATGTTTAAAGTAAATTATTAATCATAGCTTGAGGACATGATACATCATGAAGTTAACATTGCTAAAAGGCTTGAAAGTCATGTTTGATTCAAATAGgcatagtaataaaaaaaaatgcagaTTTAAAGGGCTCAAATAATAGCTCGACATTCATCTTCAAACTGTGTATTATCACTGGAGCTATCAAGTAAATTTATAGAGGGCATCCATGAACCTGTGCTTCAAATTTATCAGTAAGGAAAGAACTATTGGTCTTtcgatatatttttttgaatttaccAAGTTAGaccataattatatattttttttttaaatctacaGACTCACGATTTTTATTACTCTTGaatactacaaaaaaaaaatattctggtTTGAGTGgtttttattcaaatttaaaaggtattaaaaaaaatttcttggtaaaatttaatttctctttttagggtttatgtccACAATTCAATTCCTAAACGATATTTCAATTAATGAATGTCCTATCTCAGAAATGggccttcttcttttttgagaaAGAATTATTGAGGGTAGAGCAATAGCGATCAAAGCTTTCATCATTTTGAAAGATGCCCATGgggttttttttgttacttatAGATTCATCAAAGTAATCACACAGTTTgatatttgatagatttattcctaatttgttatttttttcgtGTTTGTAGAGACTTCTTCGAGATCATCAAAGTTGTCTAAATCTTCTTTCTACTTAACCTTTTGTAGTTCAGTTCAGTTGAAATTATGTGATTGCTTGCAAATAATAGAAGTATTTCAACACCAAAAGATTAAAGATCTCTACATAGAAGTATTTGAAAAACCTGACACTACCCTTCTctatattttgatttctttgTTAGAAACCAGGCATGTTTCCACATTTTCATACTCTTTTAAAGCTTCTTCTGCTTCACCTTCTGAGCTTCCAGAGCCCAAAGCTAGAGACACGTCCCTGCAGCATATAATAAAGATGAGTATCTTAGTTGAGGGTCAGAGAAGAAAATATTTACGCAGAGAAATGACACGTTGcaaaagaatataaacataCCTTCCTAGAAGGAATTTAAACCACTGCACTGAAAGTAgtttatttgttattctttctttAAATCATCTGCATATGCTTTCCGTTGTATAGATTCAAGCATTACGTAGAGGCCAGCTAGGTAGATCAGAGGGGGAACTTAATGCATCAAGACAAATTTATGGTACGCGATATCAATCATTACTTCATATGGGTTCTGAAGTTTCGTAATTgcttcggctgctctctctctctcgcttccAATATTGTTGTATGGATTGCCCATCATCGCCTATAAAATCATTCATAATGCTTGTATCAAGAAAGTAACAAAATCAGGGAAACATTCACTTCAGAGAAAGAAATAAACATCATTACCATTTTCCTACATTCTCGCCTCAAATAAGCCATGGCCATAGTATGGCAACTGAGCCCAAACCTGAGTAGTGGACAGCACAACTGAGCAACCAAGAAACATCATCCAACAGAATTATGTGCAATGCGACACGTGAAATCTAGGTGCTTGTTGATAAAATATATCAGAACGATGAGGAATGCTTCTTCGATAAACATATTGAAGTTAACAAAAGACCTTTATTAAAAGCAAAACTCTGGAGAAAACAAACTAAAAGACATGAAAATTTCAAAGTGTACTTAGAGTTTACTAAAAGTATATAGTTTTGCAATGCGAATATCTTCCTGTAAAGGAAAAAAACTTGAGATGAACAATAACAGATGATATTCCAATGTGATCCTGCAATACTTTACAGTAGAAAACGCTTTTACCTTTGATCAGAatttgtttctttgatttttccACGTCTGCTTTCCATCCTCGTCCTCCTTTCTTTTTTATGGCGAGTACGTCTCCTCATTTTCGTATCAACATATTTGAGCCTgttaaaagacaagaaaaagaacaaaataatGAAAGTGAGAAAGTATCATAAAAAACATTTGGAAAAGGAAAACACACAGAGGTCAGAGGAGGCAGTGTGTCTTCAAGAGATGAATCAAGGAGATAACAATAAGCATTCCTCACAAAACCATATGTGTTCATAGAAGTTGTGGAAGAGATCTCTACGGAAACCTTTAGTTTCTCTATGCTTTTCATTTCACATTCAAGACCTTGTTTGCAATCTTGCATCTCTCTCTGTGCTGGATCATAAGTGCACAAAATCACGCTTTCTGTGAatatatctgatttttttttttcatgtttcattttatagaagagacaaaacaactCTCTAATCTCAGTACGCATCAAAGATATTTTACCATGAAATCCTCAGAGAGTTCAGAGGAGAGAACTTCAATAAGATATTTTCCGAAAATCTCTTTTAGCTTGTCGTGATTCTCCTTTGGCTCTCAATGTTTGTTTCTGAAACGATTACAATAGCCTTCTCATCTTTTCCCTGTCCTACAAAACCGAAAAACAAAATTCCAATTTCAAGAATAATAAATCTagaaataagattttttatttggcaaatttccaaaataacacatttctaagtttatatcacaaaaatagcactcaaaaacaaaaatgaccaaaatagcacctttctaagtttatcctttgaaaattttaatttttttatttttcaaaatttgaaatcttatccccaaaacctcatttctcaactctaaaccctaaaccctaaactctaaatcctaaaccctaaatcctaaaccctaaaccctaaactctaaaccctaaaccctgaaatttaaaccctaaaccctaaaccctaaaccttaaatcctaaaccccaccctttaactttaaaccctaagtttatgacttttgataaaacattaagtgctatttttgtgacttttgaccttgactGCTAGTTTTGGAACAAAAacgatttagtgctatttttatttttttttcttttttattagtaCCACAAAAAGCTAATTACAGGTTCGAAGAAGGTAGAGGAAGAGGAATCAAATATAACGTAGACGGGGGAAGGTGGGTTGTAGAAATTAACGGAGATATGTTACGACGTGGGTCGTAGAACCGGCGGTGGAGGTAACGGTTTAGGAGAAGACAAAGATAGTGATCGTGGCGTAGTAGAGTTGTAGGGCTACGAAGGCccaaattaaaataagaagCCCACGAAGAAACCCACAAAAGGTTAAGTGATGAAGCGATTTAGGTACGTCAACAAAATTTAGTTTCGTAGAATTAATTTAGATGACACGTGTCCAAATTTGCTCCTAGGTAGCAACATCGTAGACGGATTTAGTTGATTGTAATTTTTGTCTATGGGGTCAATCcataattaaatagaaaatgaaatttaaaccaaaaatacGACCCAACCTAATGTAACTACCCGAGCAATCGTAAATGTAATTAGGGTTCGTCGATTTGCGATTACAGAGAGCGAGAGGAGAAGACAGCTAGATCGAGCTTCTGAGGAAGAGACCGGTCTGGCGGTGGAGACGCAACCCTGTTATGATTCCTTTTCATAACTGTATAACATTATTACTATCTGAAATTATCATATATTAGCCGTAAATGGTCGAGGTTTCAGTTTAGGTTGATTACAATGTTATAATCTGTACagtcttcttccttcttccttTTGTACAGATGCTAAAGCTGTCCATCTGTACagtcttcttccttcttccttTTTTATGTATTTGTTAACTCAAACCTTTCTGTCTACTTGCTCTCCtctgtttctctttctctttctagctctctctttctccttggttaaagtttttttttgttgaaaaaatatCTCTGGTTATTTCTATATGTATTAATCCAAAGATATTTTCTGTGTTCTTCTAGACTAAGATTCATCAACATGGAATCTACTGAACTGGAAGACATAAATTTCTTTAGTTCCTTTCCCGACCACAGAAGCTAAAGTTTCTTCACTCCAACCACAAGCTCCCTCTGATCCGACTCTGTATCCGAAGACACGGATTCACCAAAGCCACataacgaagaagaagacgagtACGTCGAAGAGTTGACTCTTTCTCTCGATCTAGCTatcttctcctctctctctctctgtaatCTCAAATAGACGAACTCTAAACACATTTACGTTTGCTCGGGTTACATTAGATTGGGATGGGTTATTAATTAGGTTGGAtgggtttttggtttaaattttattttttgaatatttacgGATTGACCCCATAAGCAAAAATTACAATCAATTAAATCCGTCTGTGATGTTGCCACCGTATAATCATTTACTTCGTATATGTGGTATGCATTTAACATAAATGTCGTATAGTTTTTGACACATTTACATACATTGGATGGTTTCCACCGTATCAGAATAAACATGGTGTAGTTGgcaattttttttcctattagTAAGCACTCTAAACATAGAAAGCTATGTAGAATTATTGGCAAATCACCGGTCTAATCTGCATTTTACTGTTTCCTTATTCCTAACTCCTCTCCGTATAAACGTTTTCTCTATGCTACCAACTTTATTCATGTTATAAGTACTTAGTATCGTCTGAAAGGTTTGCTCCTTAGGACCAGAACTAAGAGAACTTTTACTCGGGGCATTATCACGGGGTTTGATTAATCAGAGCCATtgtcatgggaattgaattagCACAGGGAGGCATTTTTATTTGGATTagttaactttaaaaaaaaaaagtttagccGGGGGCACATGACATTATTGATCATAACGTAAGTCTTGCTCATGTTGCTCCACCAAAATTATCTGCAAGATTTCATTAAAATCCCAAACCATACTCCACACTTTCTTCCTATTAACTGTGATCCTCATTAACCTCTTCCACACCGTTTGACGGTGCTATGGTACATGATGACCATAATCACAATAAAACACGGCATAGCTAGTCTATAAGTAATCTGGATGTTCAACTACCAAGGACTCTACCACTAAACCTTCATAGAAAATAACTAAACCATCGTTACTCCTTTTAGGTTCTATTGTGTAAAACCATTTGTAGCCCAAACTAATATGttaatccaaaatattttattggaAATAAAATGCCAGGAAAACTGCATTTGTCGTTTGTTAACCTTTGGCATTGCTTAATGTTCATGATGGTCCCATCTCATAATTGTGCTAATTTTTCAATCTTCTTTATGAGCCACAGTTCATTCCTCAAGCTTGAAAGTTGAAGTCATCTTTGGGGAAGATTGTAcattccacaaaaaaaaaacactctttCACTACCATAAACCACcaacattttaataaaataacacaattaatatataaacaaaattttattagcATTAGGAAAACATTAAAGTTAAAGCATAGGTATTTTCACTATCAAATCCAACGATGTAGGTAAGATTCAACCTCCGATTCacgatacaatttttttttcacaaatggCTATTCTATACTTCACGTTACAAGTTACAACTACAAAatacacaaaagaaacttacaAAACCCTGCCCAAAATGATAGTGTCCATGCATATTTTTATCTTCATGAAGGACCTTCATTCCACAAAATACCTAGACCACCATTACTCTATTAAGGTTCTATTGTGTGAACTGTGAAACCATTTGTAACCCAAACTAGTATGTCAAATCCAAAATAAACACAAGCAATACTTTGTTTTCATTAGAACTAAAATGCCATGGAAACTGCATTTTGTCGTATGAAACCTTTGACATTGCCCATTTGTTCATTAGTTCCATCTGATAATTGTTCTAAGTTTTTAATCTTCTTTATGAGCCTCAAATCATTCCTCAAGCTTCAAAGTTGAAGTAATTTTTGGACAATATTGTGCATTCCACCAAAAAACAACAATCTTTCACTACCACTCAAACCACCAACATTTTACTAAaataacacaatatataaaCATGATTTTACTAGCATTAGTAGAAACACAAAAGCAGATGCATGTTCACTATCAAAACCAAACGAGATAGTGAAGACTCAACCTCTCCACTTGCAAGTTActacaaaaacacacaaaagaaacttgcaaaccaagcCCAAAAAGGAAAACTTATTGCATAGGTGGAAGACAGTTATATAAACAAGCAAAACCTAGACAGACACGTGACGGTAGATCTAGACACCATATTTACATCACCCACTTGTGTCACTCTGACTCGCTTTTAACGGTGCTGACTCCTTGACTCGCCGCTGTACAACCTGCGACACGTGCAATCAACAAGTAAACCATCAACTTATGATCTAAACTATCCGATTCTGAAGCTACTTAACAACCAACGGCTGTGATACAATAGTAAATAGGAAAAATATATTTCCCATCTTTGGTTACTTCGATGCTATAGAGAGTTCATGGCTATACCATATGCACAATAAAGGAGGTGGTTGATATGGTAAAACAGAATAATGTTTTATTGGTTTTCATTTAATCCACGCGCCTACTAAACACAGTGCCACGTGTTCCTTCCTTTGAGCTTCGTTATCATCGCTGACACATAAATAACTCATACCAAGATATCAGTAAATTAAAACGAACCAAACCATTCCTAGATTTATCCGGTTCGGTACTTTAACTAGTTTCAAAAGTCAGAACATAAAAGCTGACCAGATCACATGACTTGTTCCTCTATATTATGATTTATGATCATGACATCTAAGATTTAAAGTCTTTAAGCATATGACTTCAcagaaaataacatataattaaTGAACTCACCAGTCGTAGACGGATGGAGAATTTGGGTGGGCTGGTTTATCAAAGATGTTGGAGCCGATGGCTCTCGTGGCGAGGTTGCTTCCAGGATTAAAGACGCTCCTCCACACGTTATCCTTATGTGGCGTTGTCGGAGTGGTCGGAGTAGTTGGAGTTCCGGGGCTCACTACCGTCGGCATAGTCAACGACCTATGCATCACCTTGTTGCTtccttctcctatatatttcCATACACACTAATTAATATCTAGTTATGTTTACAACCAATCTAGAAAGTGCTTAACATAGTAATGATGATACCTCTGATATTAATGGGTTGGGTGGTGATTTTACGGAGGCGGGCTAGGCCACGGTCAGGTTGAGGTCCGGCAACAACATCATCCCAAAGCTTATCTAGCAGAACcatcttatttttatttgatttcgtttttttttgttgctccTGAGTACTTTTTGTAGAGAGAGATGTGGAGTAAGCTTT
This region of Brassica napus cultivar Da-Ae chromosome C5, Da-Ae, whole genome shotgun sequence genomic DNA includes:
- the LOC106448550 gene encoding glyoxysomal processing protease, glyoxysomal isoform X2 — encoded protein: MDPSKVVTFSRNLAVLVKLQGPDPKGLKMRKHAFHQYHYGNTTLSASGVLFPRSILCEDGQDMALVLTVASLVEPFLTLAHRASISQEAVKLIPGARIEIMVEGQLNSEKEDPFWVPAQLLSLVDVPASSAALQSLIETSVGSKDSGWDVGWSLVSGDAVSQPSTNMKHYSKPLMQRDEPNDAKFMAKSATRMALLGVSLSLLGQPKINLASPSSKGDTLVTLGSPFGILSPLHFFNSVSTGSISNCYSSGSLKNSLIIADVRCLPGMEGAPVFGKNGHLIGILIRPLRQKNSGVEVQLVVPWGAITAACSHLLLEEPSHEILRIKPDASIPVQVAVGKAMESICLITVNDGVWASGVVLNEQGLILTNAHLLEPWRFGKGGLVYGEGDDNGLRPHVLGAEEFSSTRSRFWEQESQTLPRKAPTDLHVKKYKHNFLQSGHRDIRVRLCEQDSWTWCPAKVVYICKEQLDVALLQLEDVPGKLQPIAADFSSPPLGTPAHVVGHGLFGPRCGLSPSVCSGVVAKVVHTKKRLYAQLILQNVREFPAMLETTAAVHPGGSGGAVVNSSGHMIGLVTRMFVFLFVSAATQDMEQGQLYRISTSASHAQSWHQSSSLHKICKTWRSFKH
- the LOC106448550 gene encoding glyoxysomal processing protease, glyoxysomal isoform X1 → MDPSKVVTFSRNLAVLVKLQGPDPKGLKMRKHAFHQYHYGNTTLSASGVLFPRSILCEDGQDMALVLTVASLVEPFLTLAHRASISQEAVKLIPGARIEIMVEGQLNSEKEDPFWVPAQLLSLVDVPASSAALQSLIETSVGSKDSGWDVGWSLVSGDAVSQPSTNMKHYSKPLMQRDEPNDAKFMAKSATRMALLGVSLSLLGQPKINLASPSSKGDTLVTLGSPFGILSPLHFFNSVSTGSISNCYSSGSLKNSLIIADVRCLPGMEGAPVFGKNGHLIGILIRPLRQKNSGVEVQLVVPWGAITAACSHLLLEEPSHEILRIKPDASIPVQVAVGKAMESICLITVNDGVWASGVVLNEQGLILTNAHLLEPWRFGKGGLVYGEGDDNGLRPHVLGAEEFSSTRSRFWEQESQTLPRKAPTDLHVKKYKHNFLQSGHRDIRVRLCEQDSWTWCPAKVVYICKEQLDVALLQLEDVPGKLQPIAADFSSPPLGTPAHVVGHGLFGPRCGLSPSVCSGVVAKVVHTKKRLYAQLILQNVREFPAMLETTAAVHPGGSGGAVVNSSGHMIGLVTSNARHGAGTIIPHLNFSIPCAVLAPIFKFAQDMQNMEILQTLDQPNEELSSIWALMPSLSPKPKPNTEHSLPKLLKDVNNKQKKGSQFAKFIAESQEMFVKPTKLSRDVIPSKL
- the LOC106436508 gene encoding dormancy-associated protein 1, which encodes MVLLDKLWDDVVAGPQPDRGLARLRKITTQPINIRGEGSNKVMHRSLTMPTVVSPGTPTTPTTPTTPHKDNVWRSVFNPGSNLATRAIGSNIFDKPAHPNSPSVYDWLYSGESRSQHR